From Catharus ustulatus isolate bCatUst1 chromosome 6, bCatUst1.pri.v2, whole genome shotgun sequence, a single genomic window includes:
- the ASCL2 gene encoding achaete-scute homolog 2, which yields MNGGALPPLPPAAARGRRRPASPELLRCKRRLAFAALPGTGAAAAAAVARRNERERNRVRLVNLGFAALRQHVPHGAASKKMSKVETLRSAVEYIRALQRLLDEHDAAASFPDGRGRVAVGEVGGGGGYSSASPSFASSAPGSPCSSEESGYDAALSPEERELLDFTSWLGSY from the coding sequence ATGAACGGCGGGGCtctgccgccgctgccccccGCCGCAGCCCGCGGCCGCCGGCGGCCCGCCTCCCCCGAGCTGCTGCGCTGCAAGCGCCGCCTGGCCTTCGCCGCCCTGCCGGGCAccggggcggcggccgcggccgccgTGGCCCGTCGGAACGAGCGGGAGCGCAACCGCGTGCGTCTCGTCAACCTGGGCTTCGCCGCCCTCCGCCAGCACGTCCCGCATGGCGCCGCCAGCAAGAAGATGAGCAAGGTGGAGACGCTCCGCTCCGCCGTCGAGTACATCCGCGCCCTGCAGCGGCTCCTCGACGAGCACGACGCCGCCGCCTCTTTCCCCGACGGCCGCGGGCGGGTGGCCGTCGGGGAAgttggcggcggcggcggctaCTCCTCCGCTTCTCCCTCCTTCGCCTCCTCCGCGCCCGGCTCGCCGTGCTCCTCCGAGGAGAGCGGCTACGACGCGGCGCTCAGCCCCGAGGAGCGGGAGCTGCTGGACTTCACCAGCTGGCTGGGGAGCTACTGA